The Chionomys nivalis chromosome 6, mChiNiv1.1, whole genome shotgun sequence sequence CATATGGTCAGTAGCAGCCAGATCCTGCAACTCTGGGTCTCCCAGCCTTACATGGCCAGGTTTGGAACTGCTTAGCTGACTGGCTAAACTTCACTGGGGAACTTCCTGGATTCAGACTTAGGTCATTAATTAAAATGGAGTCACTACTTGTCTAAGATGGAGTCACATTTTGGCCCCTTCATTATGAacatagaaaatttgaaaaagttaaataaagatgtcTTCTCAGTATGTTTTCTTCAATGATCTAATTTCCAcatttgcctgtgtgcatgtgaccTTTCCAGTCTAGCCTCATCTCTGGGAGACAAACCACATCAGTAGCTTCTTAACTGTAACAGATTTCTGGTGTTTTCTACAGACATTTAccttagcattttttttattgtttgtgtgtatgtgaagtacATGTGGGCCCATGTACTTTACTTGTTCAATTTTAAAGTAAAGTCCAAGTCTGAAACAAAATGTGCTATGCTGAgttcctttaagttacctgcAAAACTGTATAAAACAGATTGAGAAGATGTTTGACTCTGAACAGATTCAGTGAGACTGCTTGAGCTTCAGAATGTGGAAAGTGATCTGAGTGTCATTGCTGGAAGTACATTGCCAATGAAGTTGAAGGATTTTTACCTCTGTTTTCGCGTCAATATTTGCCTTATATTTAAGCAGTTTTCCAGCAATTGTTATATTTCCTCGGATAACTGCGTGGTGTAGAGCTGCATCCCCACCGAAATCTACGATGTGGAGATCAGCACCCTGCATGAGTAGTATGGAGACGCACTCCACGTTGTCCCTCTGGGTCGCCTGTGGGTAttgtagaaagaaagagataCTGAACTCTAGAAAGTCAGGATAAGCATTCCAACAATTGCATTGAATCGTTACCCTTGGATCAGACCAACTGTTTAGGTTGTGCATGTTAtctcttttttgagactgggtcctCTCAAGTACCCCAGGCTTGCCTAAATTCATGACCTCCCCACCAAAGTTTTCCAAGTGGTAGAATTTCAggggtgtgctaccacacctagaTATTAAAGCATTTCACCAGCACTGTTTGGACATTGTTGTAGTGAGGGAGGTTGCttattcatttgcttgttttgataaTTTGACACAGGCTGAAGACACTGGGAAAGAAGGAACCTCACTTGAAGGATCGCCTCTACCAGACTGGACTCTGGGAAGtctataaaacattttcttgattgaggtTGATATGGGAGGGCACAGCTTCCTAAGGGAGGTGGCATgactgggcaggtgatcctgagtAGTATAAGAAATCTGAACAAGCCTTGGAAAAAGCCACGGGAAAGCAGCATCcccccatgacctctgcttcatttCTTGCCTCTAGTCCTGATTGAGCTTCTGCCCTGGTTTCCCTTCATGACTGACTGTGATGTGGAATTGTAGGCcgaataaatatttcttttctcaagctggttttggccagtgtttcatcacagtaacaaaaaccaaacaaggatAAGATCTAATCAATTTTATACCGAAACTCTTGCCCGATAGCTACCTTAATTAAGGGTGTGCAGCCTTCATCATCTTGAATATTGATGTCCGTACAGTCGTTGGATACTAACCATGCTACCACGTTGGGATGGTTATGGGCACATGCATAGTGTAGGGATGTCCTACAAATTGAGAGGACATTTTAGGAAATTAAAGATTACTATGTAAAGGCACATTCAAGTGTAAATACTATATGGCAAAGTACAGTTCCTTCTGATgtcaaaaaagaaactaaaattttcttatttacttatttctctacTTAGGTGTTCATTTGCTGTGCTAGGCATATAGTGCATTTAGTGCGCTATATATATAGTGCATATAGTCCCATTCAAGGAAAGTGCTCTATCACAAGCTTCATCCTTCCTCAGAGCAGCCTCTCTGGATTACAGGAGAACACCTGTTAGAATGAACTCAGCTTGGATTTGAATCCTACCCTAATCACTGTTGGTTATTAGTTACCACTTAGACTTCCTATGAGCTCCATGACTCAATCTCTCCATCTGTAGAATGGGGATCAAGAGTGTATCTGTCTTACACAGTGTTGCAGCTATCTTACACAGTGATGCTGTGATGCTTCAACTCACATCTTCAAGAGCACGTACAAATGCTTCCAGCACCTGACACCTCAGTGTTTGCTGGATATAATTATGATTGGTCTTCCTAATGGTAACAAACACAGTATTTCAATGAAGAGAAATAACAGAATTATACCTatagtggtgcgggagaattgtctgtattctgtcaatcatgttttaaatttttaaaaaatatttattgatttattatatatacaatattctgtctgtgtgtatgcctgaaggccagaaagggcaccatacctcatcaaagatggttgtgagccaccatgtgattgctgggaattgaactcaggaccttgggaagagcaggcaatgctcttaatctctgagccatctctccagcccctctcaaccatgttttaaataaatgctgattggccaggcaggaagtataggccagtcaaccagacaggaagtagaggtggggagatgagaacaggagtattctgggaagaaggaagcctatCCTTCCCCAGTCCAGCCCAAACCACCAAAGAAGCAGCATGTGACCTGCTCCGTTgtaaaaggtaccgagccatgttgctagcacagataagaataatgggttaatataagctacaagagctattaagaagactgagctaatgggccaatcaattttataacttatggtgatctctgtgttattttctctgggactaaatggctgggtgaccggatgggacagaaaccccaatgagcCCAGCACTCATGTTATCTACAGCAGATGcaaaattttttattcatatacttttacaatattttaaaactattacctaagctggccttgaacttggcaaTTAATCCTCCCAGTAGGTAGGAATGCAGGCAGTTCCACTCCAACTACCTTACTCTTTATTTCACACTTTAGCATCACTGACATCTGCCACTTATAATTCATGATATTTTATGACTATAATCAGCAATGCTTTTTACTTTTCTGCCATACAAAATAAAAGGTCATCATGTAGTCCATTGTGCCTTACATCAAATGAAATGACACAATCCACAGTCCCATGATAATTCTAAAGGTCACATGTATCTATGTAAATTTCAGCTTTTAAGACTATGAAATGTAAACAGatttagaatagaaaaaaaaaacaaacaaaaatctaaatctTCAGTCATCAATACTTTGACGTTTTTCATTTCTCAGTGCCCAGAAGTaatgtttctctgtttcctgccaACAGGGACAGGGCATAGTCCTTAGACAACAGACAGAGTATCCATGTTAATACAGACACCAgatggtagcaaatgcctttatcttATACCTCTCAATGTGTCCATGATCTAGCACCATAATTGAGCAAATCACTCTAGAAGGAGATAATCCATGGCTTCATAGCTCCCTTGCTTTAATTTCCAAAAAGCTTTTAGCCAAAAAATACTAGGGATTCAATTGGGCATCTTTCATTGTattcaatatttaaatttatagaatGTAAGGAAAGCTGACTGGGCAGAGTAACATGAATATTTTCAGAATGAGAGGATCTTGAGAGCTAGTAGATGTGTATGCTGTACGGTAGATATCTAAGTTACATGTGGGGAATAAATGGATTGGCAGAATGGATAAATATAGCTGGAAAATTCAGTGTTTCTAAAGGATACATTTATTAAGCAAAAGAATATGTTGAAACAATAATTTACTATTATTTGTATGATGCTCTAATTTTGAAGACTGAATAACTATAGACTGAATAACCTCACCACTTCAGACATGATCAAGAAGCATGTGAGCTATGGAGAATCTACTGTTGAGGGCCATTGTTTCCTGCCTATGATCTAGTGAGAAATAAGAAACAAGGACTAGAAAAGAGGGCTGCAGTGATTGTTTAAACTCAGTTGCTAAGCACTCGCCCTGCAAGCCTGAGACACCGTCTTCAGAACCCCAACCACCTTGAGAATCCAGTGCTGTAGATGTGGATCAGGAGGATCCCCAAAGCTTGCTCGCCTGCAAGTCTAGGTTAGTCAGTATACTCCAAGACAATCAGTCAAACACAGTGGGCTTTGTTGAGACAATCTGTCTCAAAATCTGAGATGTAGAAACCACAGGGTGGTTCATCAGGTGAGGGCACCCACTGGCAGATccaatggcctgagttcaatttccagatcCCACAACGTGGCAGAACACAACTGTCAAATATAGTTCTCTTCTGAACTTCACACACTTACTTGGCATGTTTGGGGCACATGAGCCCCACACACTTATGATTTTTCTAAAGAGATGACAAGAAATTTTTGAAGAGAATTTCAACCACTAGCCTTCACGTATGTaccaaaatcaaaacacacacaacaggTATATAAGGGGCAGGGAGACAGAGTTATAGTTCAAGTTAAAAATTTCCTTATGAAATTCCTCAGTGAGCATGAAACCTACATAAGATTTCttggtgattctttttttttttttggtttcatgTTGACATCTTATGTGAAAATTTATCTCATGATACAATTTTCTGTGTTGCATATAACAGcattaaaaacatatacattaaggtctggagagatggcttggcatttACAAGCTCTAGTTTttctgtagaggacctgggtttgattcctatcATCCATATAGAagatcacaactgtccataactccacttccaggagatccaacaccctcttcttatgtgtgtgtggtatgttgaaaatacatgcaggcaaaacactcaaacctataaaattttaagtgcacacataaaaaaatgtaCGTGGTTTTCTTAGCTAAATCCCTTTAAAGCACCCAAGAAAGTGCTCTAAAAGAGACAATGTAAAAGGATTTGTAAACTaactgaagttttttgttttgctttcttaaagaaGGCCTCGGAGCTGCCCTTCCAAGATGTGCAGGTTTCAGGTGCCTAGGAGCCTAAAGCAGGCACAAAGTCCAGTGGTCTCCATGAAAGAAGAGCCTTAAGCAGTatgacctctgccctccctcaGACCGCAGATCTAGAAAGTATGTTTCTCCCTGGTAGACCCTGACTGTCCCCAACATTTTCCACCCCTCCTGCCCCTCGCCCATCCCTGGGCCCCATTACCTGCCCCTCCTGTCGGATTCGTTTATGTGGTGTTCGCTGCCATTGataaatttttcaactaatgccACATCACCCACACTTGCCGCCCTTTGCAGCTGCCCCACAGGATCATACCCAATTAAATACAGTTGAAATTGCGGCCGTTTCCGGCCACAGCACCCATGACCCAGGCATGCGGGCCACAGGCGGGTGTACCAGCGAGTCTGCTGAGGGGCTCTAAAAGTCAGGGCGTCATATTCGAAGTCATCCTGCATGTTGAGCCCCTCAAGGCTCTGCAGGCCCTCCGGGCCCTCAGGGCCCTCCCGGCCCTCCcgaccctcccttccttcccctttagCCACCCACACCCTCCCAACCCAACAAGAAATGTTCAAAACCCTAGTTCAGTTTCCCCACTGAACCAAATAAGCGTCCTGCTAGGGCAGATCCTTAGCTCAGTGTGAGCTGAACTCTGCTTCCTCCTTAGCAACAGAGTTCCATGGGCATAGTGATGCGCTGTGAGCACACAATGGCGCTCAGCAGCTGTGGACCATGTGTGTTCTGCGCATGCCCATGTCAGACTCCACCAACAAAAGCATACAGTACTCAGCACATGTCGACACATgttgtatgttttctcttttaaggatGTTCCCTTTTAAGGTACTGATATGGCAACTACAATCATAATGCACAGAGGTTTGGAACCTACAAAGGGACCAGAAAGGAGGAGAGTATCTCTCAAGGAAAGGAAGTAGTCTATAGTGTTTGGAAGCTATAAAGGAAAACTAGAATTGGATGGTTTAATAAAAGGGGGATGGGACAGAAAGgtaaagaagggaaaatagagaGGGACAAGCAATACTaaaggttctttgaaaacctataTGGAAACCGAGTACCCTAAAAGCTTCCTATACATAGGTGAAAGGAACCCACAGTGAGACAAAAAACAGCAGGGGAGAGAAGGCTTCAGCTAGACAACTGTGCCACCAAatgaaacctccagtgccaggaacagGTTACTGCCTGTTGAGTCATTAACCAAAGAGACCCATGGAAACCAGCAAACAGCACAGCTATTGCCAAGGCTCTTGGTTGCTCACAAAACCTGATGTTAGGGTCTTGTTTCTGAAGGTGACACTTCTGTCACTGAgtatggagaagttgagctgctGTCTAACTAGATTATTCACCTACTAACCAGAATTCAGGGTACTGGAAGGCACTCTGCATGCACCTGAAGGAGAAAGGCAGTCCTCAGTACCTCAGCACAAACCCTTCAAGCTACAACCACACCCACATGGAAggaagctcacagacatctgtaaatttatttctaggagatctagcaccctcttgtgtctttgcaggcaccagacatgcacacatacatgcatgtagacatacatacatgcacacatacatacatgcagacaaaatatacataaacatgaaagaaatgtgATCTATAAATATTGAGAAGTAATTTATGTAGTAAGTTCACTCTTTTAAAGTATACAACCTAGTAGTTTTTTACgtatgttcttaaaattatgcaACCATcaccctatttatttttaaaatattttcatcgcTTGAGACAAAAACCCTTTATTTGTGAGTAGCTACTCTTCGTTCATCCAGACCTCACCCCCTATCAGTTACCAATATAACTTTTTGCTTCAAGTGTCTCATTCTGGGTATTTAATAGAAATCAAATCATCTAATAAAGAAGTGTTCCATTCTTCAGACCTTTGGCTATTTTCGACTGAGCTTAATGTTTGTGATATTTATTCATGTTATAGGATATATCAGTTTTCTACCTCTTTTCATGGCTAGAAACTAGACCATTGTATTAACACACCACCCTTCGTTTACTCACTCATCAAGCAGTAGGTAATTAGGGTttcacccttctttcttttataaatgatcaGACGCTAGTGGCTGCACTATCTTCATCTACAATTTCAGCAATGACATAGCAGGTTCCTCTTCTCCGGTATCTTTACACTTTCATCTGTGTCCCAGCATCTGTGCAtgcagacaagtgctctacctgtGACCTCAGCATGCAACATGTACTTCTCGATTTTTATACCAGATTTTGTTGACCAACTTCAACCTCAtatatgtgacacacacacacacacacacacacacacacacacacacgctttcctttaccaagtgctgggattgcagagctGTGCCACCATGATTGACTTATCTTTTGCATTTTTACCATCTTAATGATATCAAGTATCATCTCATTGAGTTTTGATTTGCAGTACTTTTAGGGTTGATGGTGTTAAAGAACTCCCAGTGTGCCAATAGGGCATTTGGAAATCTTTCCAGGTCCCATAGGACGTGGGTGAGGTTCAAACCATGGCTCATAAGGGAAAGTCAAATATGCCATGCAGATGGAAGCAGAGtgtaaaggagaggaaaggacaagaggaagggagagaaagagagaatgaggagggagaaaggaaagaggctgagacctgcttgcctcagtggggaaaaaaagagaaaaagagagaaggggaaggtagggagggagggaaggagggagaaagagagagcactaGAGAGACTGGGAGTAGCCAGAGCATCTCTTAATGGGACAGGGTACCGTTTGCTATACAGCCAGGCATAGGGCATGAGGTGCTGTGACAGGGTGTGCCTAAATACTAACAAAATGTCCCTTGAGATCCATTGCCCTCTGTGACACTGGGCTCTCATTCTAGTGTTGAatcataacaaatatatacattctGAAGAAAAATTCCTATAGGCCTATATATGGTTATATACAACACATGGGAATAAATCCAACAGCAGGAGATATACAATGATTTCTTCTGGAcccaaaggaataaggaaaaCAGGGACTTGATCATCAGGTCCTTGAGTTTTATACAATTACTGACTGtactgaaaaatatttagttaccttaaaatgttctttcttttctttagtgtTAGAGAGAAGACCTGGAGCCTTCCTTCCATGTATGAGGCAAGCTCACACTATGCCCAAGCTGCATGCACAACCCTATGTTTTCCTTAATAGAGATCATTTTACAAGAATTTGCTTATTTAATAGGGgagaagaatataagaaacacttctctgttttattttttaatggaaaaagtgTTACCGGGAAGAAACCCTGAGAATAGGGCCACTGAAATGTCTCAGCACCTAAGACCATTTTCCATACAAGCCTGATAAGCTGAATTCCATCCCTCATCCCGAGTCATACGCCCCAACGTTTACTCCCTCTACAAGTTGTTGGTGCAGCACTGCAGAACCAGTTCCAGGAACATGTCATCATCATGGAGAATGAAAACCTGAAGCATGACTATGATCAAAGCCGGCACCGGCCACCATTGGGCAGTTCTGGGGAGACCGACAGACCCACGGAGGCTCCCAGGGGTGACAAGGAGGCAGAGGAGTCTGCAGATCCCTCACTGTCCCTAGGAAAGCGAGAGAATGGCAGGTCTATGGGAAGGTACTTTTTAAAAGTGGACTCAGGAAATTGGAAGGAAAGCTGTCAGCACAGATTTGGATGCACGGGGAAGAACACTGAAGCTACAGACGGCGATGCTGTGGTCCATGCTGTAGCCAGGATCCATGTGGAAGACCATGATGGTGCAGCCACTGACTATAAAGGGCGAGGAAGCGTCTTCAGCAGCAATGtagatgactgcagactcacagtCGAGAAACAGGGGCATAGCAGAGTTCTGTGACaaaccctacccccaccccaagcaAACCGTCTGGACTGGAAGCCATTGAAGAGACTTCTTCAAActtgtgataaagatgctgaagtgtagctctccacaacTGATGGCCTCCGGGAGGGGTgtgggtggggaaggactcagttttctctaagagtctggccactgggagtttgccCACGCTCCAGTGAGTATAAGGACAACATAAATTGGACTtggtatttcttcttcttcttttgtttgggggggggtcaTAATAGTGAGCGGTGGACCTGGAAGGACTGAGAAGTGGATGGAATTGGAGTACattatgtgaaatttccaaagaatcaatgaaaacgTTACgttaaaaaaattctcatttgtAGTCCTCATCAGCACTGTGTATGCCCCAAGGACCAGGGGATGGAGTGTGATGGGCATAATACAAAATGCTCTTTAGACATGTCAAAGTGTCCCCAGGCTGTACCTGataaccagaacccagtgacatcACTCACTCCAGAGAACCAGACACAGGACGGGAACTCCACAGTGCCCGCTGGACAGTGCGGTGCTCTGCACATCTTTAGGACGGCTGGAGGGATGCCACCGTGACTTACCCTGTGACTGGAGAGTCTCCCACGGAATCCTGACCCTTCACGGGAGACTACCTTGAGAGACTGGACCCAACCTTCAGTTAAGAGATGTGGCACAGATGAGTGAGCGACCTTGGGGAGACAGGCTTAGGACCGTAGTCAGGAGCTTGGAGTAATGAAATAGAGCTTGTTACACCGACTACGCTGAGTTCCTCCTTGCTTGTGACAGAAGGGAACAGGAGTGTGgcggagtggagggaggagagaaggggggggtCCGGTAGAGGGGGAGCTCTGgggatctggcaccttcttctggctctgCAGACAATTGCAGTCATGTCCACAATCCCAGACATACAcggaattaaaaataataaaaattaatcctAAAAAAATCCCCCATGCAATTAGAGTATATTGTTTGAGAAAACGGCCATAGAAGACTGTCCTCTAGGGCCCTCGACCTCTCCAGCAGCTGGCACTTAGGCTAGCGTGCCTGGCGCGCATTCTCTCCTGCCGAGCGGGGCTTTAAGTGCAGTTAGCCGCTGGTCGCCTCCAACACGTAAGTTCCATTATTGCATCCTCGGGTTTATCTTGCTATCCCGCGCTTTGCTGTTGTTCACAGCCCGGTAGGTGTCCTACTCCGGGTTACTATCCTTGTGACGAAATGCCATGGCCAAAGCAACGTGAGGAGAagggcttttttttgtttaactCACATCTCCACGTTgtagttcatcattgaaggaagccgGGACACAAGCAGACCGAAACCTGGAAGAGGGACAGgcgcagaggccgtggagggcgCTGCTTCTGGCTTGCccttcatgacttgctcagcctgctttcttatagaactcaggaccaccagcccagggacggcaccaccacagtgagctgggccctccctaTTAGttgctaattaaaaaaatgccctcagggttgcctacagcctgatcttagcGAGGCATCCTCTCAGTTGAGACTCcctcctctctggtgactctagcttgtgttaagtcgacatgaaactagccagcactgTAGGGCTACagattgcttttctttctggctTTGCGCCGCACCCTGAGCTACTATGAGAGCCTGTCCTCAGAGAGGAGGCTTCTGGGTCTGACCCTGTGTCTGAACTCATGGTATCTTCAGCAGTAAGACCTTCCCTTCAAGTTCTGTGGTGAATGAAACCAAGAGTGTCTGAGCAGCCAGCCAGAGCTGTTTTGAGATTCTAGCTCAGTTAGGTTTCTGCTCACCGTGAAACTTCAGCTTCTGTTTCTCAGAACTGAGCTGCGCCCGTCCCTGTAACTATCCAGTGTCCTCTAAGGAATGTTTGGGGTGGCCATCCTCAGCTGCTGGTCTCGTTCCTGTGACCAGGCTTGCTTGCAAAATCCCCTACCCTGCAGTCTTGCCCTATGGAGAGAGCTTGAGAAACGAGTTCAGGGCTACTCTCTGGAACCCCACCTAAGGGGACACAGCCACCGATTCAGCTCTGGTGTACACAGAATTGAGCTTTCTTTGATTTGGCTCTAATCTGTGATCCGTGGGATTAATGCATTGGCCCTGACATGTAATGTTTGGAGAAACTCTTGGGCTCCCCCGAAGAACAACTTGAAGAGATGTTTCTTTTGTCTGGGACTGGGGATTTTATGAAATTGTCTATGACTGTTGTGGTGTGGGCATGAGGACTCCAAGTCTCATGACTTCATTTAAAcgacactcacacacatttatatagtattcatgtattttaagtaaacataaataatatgCTTCTCTATGGCCTTGCCAAACATCATaagagttattattattattagagttATTATAATTAGAGTTATTATTATTAGAGTTATttgtcccttctcctctctccctctgtattgcacttcctccccactccccagtTACATTCCCCGGATTTCCCAATTCTTCCTTTACAGCGATGTCCTAACACTCTCTACTTCTGCAGCTCCTTCTCCCCGCCTCACTTCCGCCATGGTCCCtctgtgttgtgggatatttgtacactgtgtgaaaatgtatggctatgactggtttaataaagagccaggcaggaggtatagatggagcttctgggcagagagaggaagtggaaggagagaatcagggCTCAGAGGAGACACCCACGAGGCACGGAGGAAGTTGGGcccacagaatgaaagaaaagtaaaaagtttcATGATGgagcacagatgaatagaaatgggtagtttaagttctaagagctagttagaaacaagcctaagctataggctgagctttcataattaatagtaagtctccatatcattatttgggagctgactggagagacagagaaagacttgttacacTTTCCTGGGTCCTGTGTAGACTCAGGTTTTATACTCAGTCTGAAAATTTAGAGCTAGGATTC is a genomic window containing:
- the LOC130875671 gene encoding ankyrin repeat domain-containing protein 7-like, with amino-acid sequence MQDDFEYDALTFRAPQQTRWYTRLWPACLGHGCCGRKRPQFQLYLIGYDPVGQLQRAASVGDVALVEKFINGSEHHINESDRRGRTSLHYACAHNHPNVVAWLVSNDCTDINIQDDEGCTPLIKATQRDNVECVSILLMQGADLHIVDFGGDAALHHAVIRGNITIAGKLLKYKANIDAKTEYGLTPYKLALYERQHQMAEFLIKNGAEAHSVLQPNRSLIDPEAGLAANKPKW